TGGGGTTTTTCATTCGCAATTTTTACCAGTAAAAAAGCTAGCACAACGAGTTAAATTAATTAATGTATGTTGTAATATATAGCACTTATTCCATTAGTTAATTGCAATAGTATTTTTTATCAATATTGCCATTAATATTCATTTATTTTAAGAGGCCGTGAGATATGATGACATTACTTTTGCAAATACCGGTACGATATAAGCTTCTATAAGGCTTCCAGCTATTGAAACCAGTAAAAAAATTATGATTATCATACTATATGAAAAAAACTTTTGCCAGTAATTATGTGTCCACTTTTTTGTTATCTTGTTTTTTATCACCATGCGGGAAAAACTTATGGATACCACTCCAATTGCCACTATACACGGGATTATGATAAGATTTTGCGGGAGTATCGCAAGCGCCGAAAAAAGCACGCCCTTTATCCCCATGCTGTTTATTAAGAAGCTGACCGTGAACCCCAGTATGAATCCTCTAATTGCTACGATAATAAGAGTAAGAGGTATGCCCACAACGCTTATGCCAAAAATCCATATGAGAAACCCTGTAAGCATATTATTTTTGATTGATTGCCCTAAAACGCCGTAGCTGTCCACATCCTTTTTTAAAAGTACCTGAAAAAAATCCTGCATATATTCGATCAAAGACTGCCTCTGCGTTCCGTCTAATGCCTTCACTGAAAAAGCTCCCGTTGCAATGCCTATTGCAAAAAATGTGAATACCAGAAAATACAAGCCTATATTAGCGTTTATGTGCTTTATAATAGCTTCACGTATTCCATTTCTTTTTAACAATACATTTTCCCTCCTTAAATATTTTTTCATATGCTTCTAAGAAGATTTTATGCATAGGTAAAAAGCTATATGATTAAAAAATGAAACAAGCCCTGAAAGAAACTTAATAAATGAGGTAATTAATATAAATAAACCTACATATAATAACGTAAAAGCATGGCTTGTATTTTTTATATTTGAAGATAACAGGAGATGATGAAAGCATGATGAAGTTTGATAAAAACGGGATATATTATTATGGAACAAACAGGGAGTTTATCATGTCTTTAAAAAAAGTATCCTTCGTCGATATTACTATAAAGGAGCTGTTAAGAGCAAAATGCAAAACCGGCCTCCGCCAACGCCCCGAAATCGATATAAGCTATGGCAGGATTTGATATTATTGATCCAATGCGCTCGCGGTTTTAGTCATGAGAGGTTCAGAAGATATGACGCAAATACTGGAGCCGCACCGCATGACATGAAAAACTCTTTGTCCTCCTTAATGCTCCTGCCCATGGTAGTTGGGTTCATGTTATAGAACTTAAGGGCATCGAATACGATATCGGATTTTATATACTCTATCAGATGGTATCTGCATAGTTCTGCATCTTTAATCTGGGATAAAATATATTCCATATATTCTTGCTCAAGTATGGGAAACACAACATGTGCACTGGTGCAGCATACGTCCTTTAGTACCGTAATCGTATGGTGGCTTATGCCGAAATGGCGTTTTCTTTTGTCTTTGAAGCTTATCCTCGGTATAAATACGGATATGCCATTCAACTTGTTGACACAATCGATTATGCTTCCCTGCTCGATTCCGCTAAATCCATACTTCGTACCGGTTCCGACGGAGCCCGGACCCATCGTGACTATTGCTGCGTCTCCATGGAATACTTCCTTTGCAATTGCCAGTGCATCAAATATATTTACAGCTTCGGCGTCGCCTCCAAGTGCATTTCCATATGTAACAGCATATGAAATTATTTTTTTATCCTTCAATTCTCTTACGGTATGGCTGAATCCCGCCTCAAGGCACCCGCCGTCCGTCATGATGTATATGATCCTCATATCACTGTTCAAAAACTTTAATGTACATGCCGCAGGAGCCAGCATGCTGTGAAGTTCCCCTGAAATCACTATCATATTATCCAGACTTTTAAAACCCTTTATCATCTCGTGGTATTTGCTCTGCTGCTCAGATGTGCACATGCAGTTCACCTGATATGGAGTGTATCTTAGCTTCATGATATGCCCGGGCTCAGTTATTTCAATAATTTTCCTTGACGATTCGTTTATTATTATGAAATCGTACCCGCCCGTACCCAGATGAAGGTATCCGGCTGTTGTATTTATATATACGAC
This genomic stretch from Clostridiales bacterium harbors:
- the spoIIM gene encoding stage II sporulation protein M translates to MLKRNGIREAIIKHINANIGLYFLVFTFFAIGIATGAFSVKALDGTQRQSLIEYMQDFFQVLLKKDVDSYGVLGQSIKNNMLTGFLIWIFGISVVGIPLTLIIVAIRGFILGFTVSFLINSMGIKGVLFSALAILPQNLIIIPCIVAIGVVSISFSRMVIKNKITKKWTHNYWQKFFSYSMIIIIFLLVSIAGSLIEAYIVPVFAKVMSSYLTAS
- a CDS encoding DUF3866 family protein, with product MIRIRKGIVMDIIYEDDSIALARVCYDGTIHKAVNYNLLSGRINKGDVVYINTTAGYLHLGTGGYDFIIINESSRKIIEITEPGHIMKLRYTPYQVNCMCTSEQQSKYHEMIKGFKSLDNMIVISGELHSMLAPAACTLKFLNSDMRIIYIMTDGGCLEAGFSHTVRELKDKKIISYAVTYGNALGGDAEAVNIFDALAIAKEVFHGDAAIVTMGPGSVGTGTKYGFSGIEQGSIIDCVNKLNGISVFIPRISFKDKRKRHFGISHHTITVLKDVCCTSAHVVFPILEQEYMEYILSQIKDAELCRYHLIEYIKSDIVFDALKFYNMNPTTMGRSIKEDKEFFMSCGAAPVFASYLLNLS